The following proteins come from a genomic window of Bacteroidia bacterium:
- a CDS encoding response regulator transcription factor, producing the protein MGKIRIFLVDDHQIMIDGLKALLRFEKEIEIIGESTRPLEAVQTIQQLKPDLVITDISMPLLDGIGLTKTVKSNHPDVKVLALSMSGERVTISEMLDAGVSGYILKNTGKDELVGAIHKIIQGGMFFSDQVSAELMKAIQERQHLKQDEEKAGLTQRELEIIRLIAKEYSNLQIADALFISERTVESHRKNIFRKTETKTIVGLIKYAIEHKLVD; encoded by the coding sequence TTGGGAAAAATTAGGATATTTTTAGTAGATGACCATCAGATTATGATTGATGGCCTTAAGGCATTGTTAAGATTTGAAAAGGAAATTGAAATAATTGGCGAGAGCACCAGGCCATTGGAAGCGGTTCAAACCATTCAACAACTTAAACCCGATTTAGTTATTACTGATATCAGTATGCCATTATTGGATGGAATTGGTTTAACCAAGACCGTAAAATCCAACCATCCTGATGTAAAGGTTTTAGCCTTGAGCATGAGCGGAGAGCGGGTAACTATTTCCGAAATGCTGGATGCCGGCGTTTCCGGATATATTCTAAAAAATACCGGGAAAGATGAACTTGTAGGAGCCATTCACAAAATTATACAAGGAGGAATGTTTTTCAGTGATCAGGTTTCGGCTGAACTGATGAAAGCCATTCAGGAAAGGCAGCATTTAAAACAAGACGAAGAAAAAGCAGGTTTGACCCAACGTGAATTGGAAATTATTCGGTTAATAGCAAAAGAATACTCTAATTTGCAGATTGCAGATGCTTTATTTATCAGCGAACGCACGGTTGAAAGTCACCGCAAAAACATTTTCAGAAAAACCGAAACCAAAACCATAGTCGGTTTAATAAAATATGCCATAGAGCATAAATTGGTAGATTAA